The Methanospirillum lacunae region TTTTCAATGCCGATGGGATCATCGCCTATACCAATGAACCCCACGTTAAGGGACTAGATACAAATAAACAGTTTCCAGAATTTTTTAAATCATTGACATCTGTTCGACTTGGCACCCGTTCTGTAAAAGACAGGGTCGTTCATTCTGCCCAGGATTTAAATGATTCTACTGTAAGCGGAGAACTTACGAAATTTGGATATATTCCCACTCCTGATCATCGGTTTGTTCTTGAAACTGGAATAAAATCGGAGGAATTTGCAGATAGCCGAACTCAATTATCATACCAGGAAATGATTGAGAAAATCGGGAAGATAAACACAGATATTGAAAAGATCCAGGTTTATACCGTTTATCAATTCTGTTCTGCCGAGTGGTATGCAAAAGGCAGGGCTGCGAAACAAAATATTACCACTTCACCCCTAATACAAAAAGCAATAGAGGAACGTAGCCATCTCTCGGAAATAAATAGCGAATCTGGAAATTTGATAAAATATTTATTCATCGACCTGAAGGATCCTGACGCTGTTTCAGATGATAGTATTGTGGTCGTGATTGAATATGGTAAAGAACGCATGGAATCACTTCTCCAGGGGTTAATTATCAAATTTGTTGTTTTAAGCTTTTTTGCTATCCTTGCTGGTCTTATACTCGCATTCGTCATTTCAAAACGAATTTCCATATCAATCAGGACAATAATGGATGATGTCAGACGAATTGCCGGCGGTGATCTGGATCATACTATTGGAGGAATGAATACTGAGGAGTTTTCTGATCTACAACTCAGCATCAACCAGATGATAAAAAAAATAAAGCAATATAGTGAAGAACTTGAACGAAGAAGAACTGAGTTACTCGTCGCATCACACATTCAACAAGCAATTCTTCCCACTAAAATTTCAATTCCCGAAGGATATGATTTAGCAGCTATCAACATTCCAGCACTAGATGTAGGCGGAGACTTTTTTGATATCTTCTCACGGGAGAAAGGAACCTGTACTTTGGTGCTTGCAGATGTAGCAGGGAAAGGAGTTGCAGCTTCACTATTAATGGCCTTGTCAAGCACCATCATCAGAGTTCTCTCCAGGTGGACAATAAAACCGATCGAGATTCTTCAGGCTTCAAACAATATTTTCATCGAAGATTCGGGAACGGTAAGTTTCATTACTATGTTTTATGCGATGCTGAA contains the following coding sequences:
- a CDS encoding PP2C family protein-serine/threonine phosphatase, coding for MKKSIRNYLIINIILVIAIVVGGVIVFSYLSAKDDVLYENEIMQAYSEKNIIESVDLVNDGLKLIDDTLNSDTEKLLQKYLDAYNRSNASPENMDLEALSSTFSKEINRTVNLYIFNADGIIAYTNEPHVKGLDTNKQFPEFFKSLTSVRLGTRSVKDRVVHSAQDLNDSTVSGELTKFGYIPTPDHRFVLETGIKSEEFADSRTQLSYQEMIEKIGKINTDIEKIQVYTVYQFCSAEWYAKGRAAKQNITTSPLIQKAIEERSHLSEINSESGNLIKYLFIDLKDPDAVSDDSIVVVIEYGKERMESLLQGLIIKFVVLSFFAILAGLILAFVISKRISISIRTIMDDVRRIAGGDLDHTIGGMNTEEFSDLQLSINQMIKKIKQYSEELERRRTELLVASHIQQAILPTKISIPEGYDLAAINIPALDVGGDFFDIFSREKGTCTLVLADVAGKGVAASLLMALSSTIIRVLSRWTIKPIEILQASNNIFIEDSGTVSFITMFYAMLNISSARLQYVNAGHNPPILYRSDGSIEMLDSNGPVIGLMDTASYEQKNIDLHTGDVLVIYSDGVTEAMNSEGIMFSEENLCKVIRENHQKSATDIIQVILQEIRDFIKEEPQSDDITIMVLKK